The following are from one region of the Micromonas commoda chromosome 12, complete sequence genome:
- a CDS encoding predicted protein codes for MEVQEASPARSPRAAVLSILRSKCIKHFDFVHEYLALLAWNRCILTLVCLSKGGKCTVRTTIDTLMTRGFSRLHLVWVWIYVVIITSLAAAAVRWSVKAAINQERANAERRFAQGTNANVSSSQTSLHDSATAAATAYRGKFRHNLYKKIAAAFTYVCMWAWAVAVLGTLPNDSLWEDAVSVVALSLIFAWAMKAGERGAGPLRGLLRRERPRYDAPEGTHPPGPYDDAGEDVSDVVRLGVARCCEWILAIAWVGTMRHAVDVAVASAAGTTTTSASAAWNLSAAWITAAVAVGGRAAFVVSRFSVGGGDEASGGDSSKATYAALLPEGATSDANHNNPTNPNNPNNPTNITRLGSHAVFRLEPGLRVAAGARDMLSGAFAFTTGVALNAAAQYTWLGLSDNLSMGATGSAMMYASAWSLGTIAAASYGAVCRIEGEEFNGLAGGCFAPPAGTRAKGLVTRLCDEEEKVGAFVAGFVWNTAMMLWIGFENEERYRWTLALAITMFSAAVNLFAERAEEAEEDAGDGDEES; via the coding sequence ATGGAGGTTCAGGAggcgtctcccgcgcggtcgccgcgcgctgcggtCCTCTCCATCCTGCGGTCCAAGTGCATAAAGCACTTCGACTTCGTCCACGAGTACCTGGCTCTGCTGGCTTGGAACCGCTGCATTCTCACCCTCGTCTGCCTCTCCAAGGGGGGGAAATGCACCGTGCGGACAACAATCGACACCCTCATGACCCGCGGGTTCAGCCGGTTGCACCTCGTCTGGGTGTGGATTTACGTCGTCATAATCACCTctctcgcggccgcggcggtgcgatgGAGCGTCAAGGCGGCCATCAATCAGGAGCGGGCGAACGCCGAGCGGCGGTTCGCTCAAGGGACAAATGCAAACGTCAGCAGTTCGCAAACCTCGCTTCACgactccgccaccgccgcggccaccgcgtACAGAGGCAAGTTCCGACACAACCTGTACAAGAAGATCGCAGCCGCGTTCACCTACGTGTGCATGTGGGCGTGGGCGGTCGCGGTGCTGGGCACCCTCCCGAACGACTCGCTCTGGGAGGATGCGGTGTCAGTCGTGGCCCTCTCCTTGATCTTCGCGTGGGCAATGAAGGCgggggagcgcggcgccggacccTTGCGCGGCCTCCTCAGGCGCGAGCGACCGAGGTACGACGCCCCGGAGGGCACGCATCCCCCGGGGCCttacgacgacgccggtgaggacgtctccgacgtcgtccgcctcggtgtCGCGCGGTGCTGCGAGTGGatcctcgccatcgcgtgGGTGGGGACGATGCGAcacgccgtggacgtcgccgtcgcatccgcggcggggacgacgacgacgtcggcgtcggcggcgtggaacTTATCGGCGGCTTggatcaccgccgcggtcgcggtggggggacgcgccgcgttTGTCGTGTCCAGGTTtagcgtcggcggcggcgacgaagcctccggcggcgactcgaGCAAGGCGACGTACGCGGCTCTGCTGCcggagggcgcgacgagcgacgcgaaccATAATAACCCCACTAACCCCAATAACCCCAATAACCCCACTAATATCACGCGTCTGGGTTCGCACGCCGTGTTCCGGCTCGAGCCCGGGTTGAGGGTGGCGGCTGGCGCGAGGGACATGTTATCGGGAGCGTTTGCGTTTACCACGGGCGTCGCtctcaacgcggcggcgcagtacACGTGGCTGGGTTTGTCGGACAATTTGtcgatgggcgcgacgggttcgGCGATGATgtacgcgagcgcgtggtcGCTCgggacgatcgccgcggcgtcgtacggCGCCGTATGTCGgatcgagggcgaggagttTAACGGCTTGGCCGGCGGGTGcttcgcgccccccgcgggtaCGCGAGCCAAGGGGCTGGTCACGCGGCTgtgcgacgaggaggaaaaggtgggcgcgttcgtcgccgggttCGTGTGGAACACGGCGATGATGCTGTGGATCGGGTTCGAGAACGAGGAGCGGTACAGGTGGACGCTGGCGCTGGCCATCACCAtgttctcggcggcggtgaacctcttcgcggagcgcgccgaggaggcggaggaggacgcgggggacggaGACGAGGAGTCGTAA